The Methanolobus sp. WCC4 genome includes the window ATGTCCAGATTTATCTTTATCTATGTACTTGAAGGTGAGATCACAGCCCTGGGAGAGAAACTGGCAAAGAATGACCAGGGTCGCATAACCCAGACCGATAAGCTTTCTGTCAAAGCTGATTCTGATGCACGTTTCATCCTGGTGGATGCTACAGGTGCATATATAGGATAAGGACAGGACCGGATGGGAGAACTTGCAAAGCTTCCCAATATCGGCAAAAAGGTCGAAGAACAACTATTACAGGCCGGAGTGAACACACCGGCCGAACTTATCGAACTTGGTAGCAGGAAAACATTCGAAAGGCTGATGACAATCGATGAGAGTTCCTGTATCAACAAGCTCTATGCCCTTGAAGGTGCCATTCAGGGAATACGCTGGCACCATCTCCATGAAGAGGAAAAGAAGGCACTGAAAGAGTACTATCTCTCCCTGAAATAAGAGGACAGATACTCGAATACCTCTCCAAGCTCCTCATATTTGAGATGGGCGTAACCGTCCAGAGGAGTAGGCATATTGTTGACAATAACAAATTTTCCTCCTGTCTTCAATGATAACATAGGAAGGGTTGCAGCTGGCTGGACAACAAGTGAAGAGCCAATGACCACGAAAAGATCAGCCTTTGAACTTGCATCCATAGCCCTGTCAAATGCATTCTGATCAAGCACCTCCCCAAAGAAGGTGATCTCAGGTTTTATCAGGCCACCACATTCACTGCAATGAGGAACTTCCTCCTCTTTTAACATGTCCACAACATCCTTATAGGTATATTGCCTGTCACATGAAAGACAGCTGTGGAAAGAGGGAGAACCGTGGACCTCGATCACATTGTCAGAGCCGGCCTTCTGGTGGAGAAGGTCGATATTCTGGGTTATCACAGCTTTAACGTATCCCTGTTTCTCAAGGAATGCAAGGGTATCATGGATAAGATTGGGTTCCTTGCTGTCAAGATCATAGATGAAGTCCCTGGCATGTGTATAGAAATAGGAAGGGTCCTTCAGGAAATAATCGAGGTCGAATATCCTGTTAGCATCATATTTTGTGTAGATGCCATTACTACCCCTGAAATCAGGAATGCCTGAGAAGGTAGATATACCCGCACCGCTCAGGAAAACAGTATTATCGGAACTTTCAATGAGATCTGCCAGCCTCTTCATACCTATATCTTACAATTCAGGGTTTATATTGCTTTGTCAGGGAAGTATGAGGAGAGGAAAAGGAAGGGGGAGGGGAGATAGGACCGACATTTTACGGCGTCCTCTAATCCTTCAGGATCATCATAGGATTCCCCACACCAACAACTGTCACTTTTGTCTCAAGAGGCGGATGTGACCAGTTATCAGGGGATGTTGTCTTTTTAGAGACACTTATCTTTGTGTCCTGTTCCAGTATACCACAGCGGACCTCGTATTCAAGCACTAGTTCCTTCCCGGTCCTTGTTGCGAACTCAACAGCATCCGCATACCTCAGGAAACGTTCCCTTCCAACAGGCGAGAATACAAGGAAATCCTCATCAGGATTCTCTATGGATGCAGGCATTATCAGGATCTCTATCCTCTTGACACCTTTACCTGCAAGAGCGCCTACAGCATTACCGACATCTGCGAATTCCGGAACCACCACATCTGCCTCGATGAGCGACCTGAGTTCGCTGCCATATGCCTGTGACGGACCTCCAAGAAGTACAACCGGCAGTTCCACCTTGAACTTTGCAGGATATTCGTGGCTCAGAAGGTCGCCTATCATACCTGAAGGATGATGGGGAAGGATGTAGGACATGAGGTCTGTTGCCATGTTCTTTGCCACAAGTTCCCTTACAAGTGTACAGAGATCGTACTTTCCCCTGGTAACATATCTCGCAAGGTTCATGGCACCGGTCTCAGCAGCATCCACATCCCATTTTGTATAGACCCCGAGAACATGCAGAGCATCGGTTGGAGTGAAGCCTATCCCCTGTATCAGTCTTTTTTGCACAAGGGAATCCAGTACCTTTGTTGGTACATCCCTGTTGAGAACACTGGAAAGTTCCACGGCTGACACCGGGTCGGGACCCATGAGATCCAGCACTTCCTTTTCACTATCTTCAAGGTCAAGAGCCTCATAACCTGTCCTGACAAAGAATTTGGTAGGCTGGAAATTCTCATCCATCAGGCCTCTGGAGATCACTTTATTCCTTTTGAGCTTGTTCAGGATATCAGGATAGGTCCTGGATGCAACACAAAGAGGAATGACCCTTCTGGGACCAACATGAACCTTCTCATCCATGATCCATATATGGCTGTCACCGCCTGTTGCGGAGGTCTCCATCTTCATGGCTCTCACACGGGTCTTCCATCCACCTACAACGGCACCGGATGAACTAATTTCAGGTACTCCATTGTACAGCATGGAAACATCGGTACTGGTACCTCCTATATCGATCACGGCGCATGTTTCCATCTTTGAGAGGTATGATGCTCCAAGAAGACTGGCAGCAGGCCCTGAGAATATCGTCTCGATAGGTCTTTCCAGCGCGTCCTCGATATTATAGACAGAACCATCACATTTAAGCATCAGAAGACGTGCTTCGATACCACGTTCCTTTATGTCCGCTATAACAGAATTGACGAACTGGTATGTGATAGGGATAAGCTGGGCGTTCAGGACGGCGGTCACAGCTCTCTCATAGGCTCCAAGTTCCTGGGACAGTTCATATCCGCAGACAACCGGCATACCGGTCTTCTGCATGATGAATTCCTTGACCTTCAGTTCATGTTCGGGATTGCGAACACCAAAGTATCCGGAAA containing:
- a CDS encoding hydantoinase/oxoprolinase family protein yields the protein MHFGLGIDAGGTYTDAVLIRGSDGAIVDSKKAFTTYPDLQEGIRNVLDSLDPELLKNVNLVSVSTTLSTNSLLEGTGTNVGLIIVGEKPAQTEFPTEYMMCVEGGHDPRGDEACELDICSVEDFIEQTRTKVSAYAVSGYFGVRNPEHELKVKEFIMQKTGMPVVCGYELSQELGAYERAVTAVLNAQLIPITYQFVNSVIADIKERGIEARLLMLKCDGSVYNIEDALERPIETIFSGPAASLLGASYLSKMETCAVIDIGGTSTDVSMLYNGVPEISSSGAVVGGWKTRVRAMKMETSATGGDSHIWIMDEKVHVGPRRVIPLCVASRTYPDILNKLKRNKVISRGLMDENFQPTKFFVRTGYEALDLEDSEKEVLDLMGPDPVSAVELSSVLNRDVPTKVLDSLVQKRLIQGIGFTPTDALHVLGVYTKWDVDAAETGAMNLARYVTRGKYDLCTLVRELVAKNMATDLMSYILPHHPSGMIGDLLSHEYPAKFKVELPVVLLGGPSQAYGSELRSLIEADVVVPEFADVGNAVGALAGKGVKRIEILIMPASIENPDEDFLVFSPVGRERFLRYADAVEFATRTGKELVLEYEVRCGILEQDTKISVSKKTTSPDNWSHPPLETKVTVVGVGNPMMILKD
- a CDS encoding TfoX/Sxy family protein, which codes for MGELAKLPNIGKKVEEQLLQAGVNTPAELIELGSRKTFERLMTIDESSCINKLYALEGAIQGIRWHHLHEEEKKALKEYYLSLK
- a CDS encoding NAD-dependent protein deacylase; translated protein: MKRLADLIESSDNTVFLSGAGISTFSGIPDFRGSNGIYTKYDANRIFDLDYFLKDPSYFYTHARDFIYDLDSKEPNLIHDTLAFLEKQGYVKAVITQNIDLLHQKAGSDNVIEVHGSPSFHSCLSCDRQYTYKDVVDMLKEEEVPHCSECGGLIKPEITFFGEVLDQNAFDRAMDASSKADLFVVIGSSLVVQPAATLPMLSLKTGGKFVIVNNMPTPLDGYAHLKYEELGEVFEYLSSYFRER